The window TCGATCGTCACCGGCATCCAGCCCCCCGATGAGCAAATGGCCGCCATCCTGCCCAGCCACCACGGCTATTGCTTCGTCGATTGCGCCGCCGCCGCCCCCTATGTCCCCATCGACATGCACCCCGCCGATCCGCAGCAGCGCCTGGACGCGATTTTTTTCTCGCCGCATAAGTTCCTGGGCGGCCCCGGCTCTTCCGGGGTGATGGTGCTCAACAAGCAGCTCTACCACAACCGCATCCCCGACCAGCCCGGCGGCGGCACCGTGCTGTGGACCAATCCCTGGGGCGAGCAGCATTACTACGAGGACATCGAGGTGCGCGAGGATGGAGGCACGCCCGGGTTCCTGCAGGCCATCCGCGCCGCCCTGGCCGTGCTGCTCAAGGAACACATGGGCAGCGAGCATATCCTTGCCCGCGAGGAAGAATTGAAAAAATTCTTCCTGGAAAAACTGCTGCGCCATCCCCAGATCGAGGTTCTCGAAGCCGGACAGCCGCACCGCCTGGGCATCATCTCCTTCTATTCGCTCCATCGCCACCACAACCTGATCGTGCAGCTGCTCAACGACCGCTTCGGCATCCAGAGTCGCGGCGGCTGCTCGTGCGCCGGCACCTACGGCCACATCCTGCTCCATGTCGAGCGCGAGCACTCGCGGCACATCACCGACATGATCAACCACGGCGACCTGTCGGATAAGCCAGGCTGGGTGCGCATCTCGCTCCATCCGACCCTGACCGAGGCGGAGGTCAGCGCCATCGCCGCGGCGGTGCACGCCGTTTTGGACAACTATGAGCGCTGGCAGCAGGACTACGTCTTCGAGCCGGCAACCGGCGAGTTCCACCACCGCACCTGGAAGAAGCCGGTTACCGATCTGCGCAGCGATTTCAGGCCGGTGTGAAGGGCGACACTCTAGGACTCGGTTTACGGCTAACGGTATACGGTAGACGGCAAGAGATTCGGGAAAAAATATAATTATTTAATAGAAGGCTATTTTCTTCCACCGTGTACCGTACGCCGTCAACCGTACGCCAAGCTCTACATGAATCTTTCGAACCTTTCCTTCTTCGCCTTGCAAATAGGACAGATATCGGGCGGTTCGCCGCGAGCGCACAGATAGCCGCAAACCTTGCAGCGCCAGACGGGCTGCGAGAGCTTGCCCAGCGGCGCACCAGCGGATATCTCGGCCTTGGCAGCGCGGCGCTGGCTTGCCGGCGGACGGCGTTCGGGAATGGAAGCGGCCTGTTTTCTGCCTTCGCTGACCTCCGGGCCGACGTACAGGGCGCAGAAACAGGCGCCGAACTCGTTCAGGTCGGCGTCGCGATAGTCGCAGGGGCAGATGATGTCCAGGTCAGCGGCCTTTTCGCCCGCCGCCAGCCGGCACGGGCAGGCGGCGTAGCCGTAGCGCTGCTGGTTGACCAGCAGGCCTCCGACCAGCTCGCGGACGAATTTACGGTCGTTGTTCAGGTGATAGCCCGACGCCTCTGCTTCGCGCTGCAGTTTTTGCAGCAGCGCATCGACAGCTGCATCGCTGATCTCTATTTCCTTTTTCATAACTTGACAGCCGCCTTGATCTTTTCTTCATCATAACCCAGGACGCAGTTGGCCTCATTGAATACCAGGGTGGGAAAAGACTCGTTAGGATTCCAGCGCCGCACCTCGGCCATGGCCCGCTCCCGCTCCTCGTCATTCAGCAGGTCGACATACACATAATCGTAGGCGACTCCCAGGTCGTCAAGCAGCCGCCGCGTTTTCTTGCACCAGACGCAGGTACTGAGCCCGTAGAAGACGATCCGGCCGCAATCCTTGCCAGCCACATGGGTGAAAGGTTTCATGGTTTCCCTCCTGCCGAGGTTTGCAAAATTATAGTCCACCATCGATGCCAAAGTCAAACAAGGTGCGCTGCCAGATATCGGTTTACGGCATACGGTGTACGGTATACGGTATAAGAAAATCGTCCAGGTTGCCGTAGCCGCGGCCGCGGCCGGCCACGACGCGGTCCGCCAGCTTGGCGCCGATGCCCTTGACCGCCAGCAGGCCGCAGCGGATGGCCTTTTCCCCGGCGGGGGCGAAGCCCAGGCCGCTGCCGTTGACGTCGGGGG of the Candidatus Aminicenantes bacterium genome contains:
- a CDS encoding glutaredoxin family protein, which produces MKPFTHVAGKDCGRIVFYGLSTCVWCKKTRRLLDDLGVAYDYVYVDLLNDEERERAMAEVRRWNPNESFPTLVFNEANCVLGYDEEKIKAAVKL
- a CDS encoding aminotransferase class V-fold PLP-dependent enzyme, which codes for SIVTGIQPPDEQMAAILPSHHGYCFVDCAAAAPYVPIDMHPADPQQRLDAIFFSPHKFLGGPGSSGVMVLNKQLYHNRIPDQPGGGTVLWTNPWGEQHYYEDIEVREDGGTPGFLQAIRAALAVLLKEHMGSEHILAREEELKKFFLEKLLRHPQIEVLEAGQPHRLGIISFYSLHRHHNLIVQLLNDRFGIQSRGGCSCAGTYGHILLHVEREHSRHITDMINHGDLSDKPGWVRISLHPTLTEAEVSAIAAAVHAVLDNYERWQQDYVFEPATGEFHHRTWKKPVTDLRSDFRPV
- a CDS encoding ferredoxin:glutaredoxin reductase, with amino-acid sequence MKKEIEISDAAVDALLQKLQREAEASGYHLNNDRKFVRELVGGLLVNQQRYGYAACPCRLAAGEKAADLDIICPCDYRDADLNEFGACFCALYVGPEVSEGRKQAASIPERRPPASQRRAAKAEISAGAPLGKLSQPVWRCKVCGYLCARGEPPDICPICKAKKERFERFM